ATACTATTCTCAAATGGACCAGTTAGGCGTTGATGTTCAAGCAACCTTAGGTGATTGGTTATGGAAGTTTGAAAGTATCTATCGTAGCACTAGCCTTGAAGATTTTTGGGCAACGCAAGCAGGATTTGAATACAGCTTTATTGGTGTGTTTGATTCGAACCTCGACTTAGGTTTATTGATGGAACATAGCTGGGATTCTCGTGGTGAAGTTGCTCTTGGCGCGCAAGGCTCGTTAATGCAAAATGATTTGTTTTTTGGGGCTCGATTAGCCTTTAACGACATGCAGAGTAGCGAGGTATTGATGGGCTTTGGCAGTGATTTAGATCACGACGCTTTTAGTTTCCTTATTGAAGCTAGTCGTCGTTTTGGTGATAACTTTATTGCGAGTTTTGATGTGCGGTTATTACAAAGTAACGAATCGAATGACTTATTGTACACCTTAAGCAGTGATGATCATGCACAGTTGTCTCTCGCTTGGTATTTCTAGTAAATTAGAATTTTTACTTAATCTGTTAATGAACAATACTTCAAAATAAAAGCCAATAAGTGACATAACTGATTGGCTTTTTTATTGCAAGAAACCTTAAAGAATGACAGTTGAAAGGAAATTAATTACCAATCAAACCATTAACATGAGCAACGACACTTCTTCCTAACGCACTGGGTGCATAACCGCCTTCAAGCACAGAAACAATTCTGCCTTTACCATATTCTTCAGCGATGATTTTAAGTTCATCGGTGATCCAACGATAATCTGCCTCTGTTAAGCTAACGTGTGACATCTCATCTTCAATATGGGCGTCAAAACCAGCCGAGATAAGGATCAGTTCAGGTTTGAATTTATGCAAGGCAGGTAACCAGTGTGCAGTTAATTTTTCACGGAACTGCTCTCCCTTAGTGGTTGCGGCTAATGGTGTATTGATAATCGGCGGAGTATCACTCTCCTGAATTTCAAACGGGTAGAGCGGATATTGATAGCTTGAGCAAAATAGATAACCTTTGTCATCTTCAGGGGTGGCATTAAAATGATTGGTTATAATATCTTCAGTGCCGTTACCGTGGTGAACATCAAAATCCACGATTGCGACGCGTTTTAAACCATACTTTTGTTTGGCATACGCGGCAGCTACAGCGACGTTATTAAAAAAGCAGAAACCCATGCCTTTATCGTGTTCTGCGTGATGACCAGGGGGCCTTGTGGCACAAAATGCAGCACCTAAGGTGCCTTCCATCACTAAATCTACAGCATCAACAGCAGCGCCTGCTGAATACATAATAGAAGTGAGGGTTTTTTCATTCATCACAGAATCTTCACCCACGGTAAAATTTTCTTCACCTTCATTTGGGGCATTATCAAAAACAAAATCGATATGTTCTTGCGTATGCGCTAAGGCTAGCAAGCTTTTATCGATAGGTTTAGAATCAAATTGACGCACCACATAATCTAAACCGCTTCGAATTAATTGGTCTGAAATAGCCGTTAAGCGCTTACCATTTTCCGGGTGATGCTCACCCATATTATGTTCGCCACATCGATAGTGGCCTATTATTCCTACTGGCATAATTATCCCTTATAATTTTAGTGTTTTTCAGTATCACCCGTTTCCGGTGTCGTTAACGTTAGCTCTAAGCTAACTTCATCAAAATCTTCACTTGGCTGGCGCACAAAACCTGCACGTTCGAAGACTTTTAACATAGAGCCATTATCTCGTCGCACACAGGCAACTAAACTATCAAGCTTACGAATTTTAGCTATGGCGATCATCTCACCCAATAGGGTACTTGCCATGCCTCGACCACGTAGACTTTCTTTAATAACAAAAGCCACCTCACCGCTATTCATACTTTCAATATAATAATATCGAGCAACGGCTTGTATCGATTCACCTAAAGAGTTTTTCTTGGTAAAACAAAGAGCAAGGTCTGTGTGTTGATTTACGCTGACCAAATTACAGGACTTTTCACGCGTCATCTGGGTAATATGATGGTTATAACGCATGATTAACGTTTCTTTATTATGAGAATAAAAGAACTCTTGTAATTTACGTTCATCAGCCGGCGCTAATGCCCTTAATGTGTAATTAATATCGGCAAAATTAAAGCGTTTCATTTCTATGGTGCCTAATTCAGGCACCGAGCTAGGAGAGCTTTCTTGATACTCAGGCACCCAATAATGTTTACGAACATCGTTAAGCAATTTATCTCTAAATTTAGGATGAGCGATACGAATCAGCTCTAGTGCGCGTTCGCGAATACTTTTACCTTGCAACGAGGCGATACCAAACTCGGTAACGACGAAAGCAACATGACCGCGAGAAGTCACTACGCCACCGCCTTCAGTTATATGGGCAACGATACGAGAAGTTGTACCATCTTTGGTTGTGGAAGGTAGAGCTATAATTGCCTTACCGCCTTTACTTAAAGAAGCGCCACGAACAAAATCTACTTGTCCACCAATGCCACTATAGAATTGATAACCAATAGAGTCAGAAACTACTTGTCCGGTTAAATCAACTTCAATGGCGCTATTGATTGACACCATGTTGTCATTTTTGGCAATTTTTACGGGTGAGTTAACATGTTCTGAAGGATAAAACTCAATATGAGGATTACCATCAACAAAGTCATATAATTTTTGGCTGCCAATACAGAAGGTTACTACGGCTTTGCCTTTGTGGTAGGTTTTTCTACGGTTATTGATAACCCCTTTTAGCATGAGATCAATCACACCATCTGAGATCATTTCACTGTGAATGCCTAAATCTTTATGATTACCTAAATAGGTTAATACCGCTTCTGGGATCTTACCGATACCAATTTGTAAAGTAGCACCATTGTCTATTAGCATAGAAACGTATTGACCAATTTGTTCAGTACGTCTATCCATTTCAGGGGCAAAAATTTGTGGTAAATCTTGCTCTGCATTTATCCAACTATGAATTTGATTTACATGAACAAAGCTATGACCATTGGTACGTGGCATTTTAGGGTTTATTTGGGCGATGACATATTTGGCAGCTTTTACTGCTGCAGAAACAATATCTACACTCACGCCTAATGAACAGTAACCGTATTCATCAGGTGGACTCACCATGATCAGTGCTGCATCAAGCGGTAAACTATTTTCATTAAATAAACGTGGAACATCAGAAATAAAGCAAGGTGTATAATCACCACGCCCTTCGGCGATAGCTTCACGAATATTCTTACCGCCAATGAACAAACTATTTACTTTAAATAAGTCTTTATGTTCAGATTTCGCCCAAACATTCTCAGACAAAGTTAAAATATGAACGGTTTCAATATCATGTAGCCCTTTGCTATTGGCTATCAAATCATCTATTAAGGCATTAGGTACGGCGGCATTAGAGCCGATAAAAATACGATTACCTGATTTTAAGTAATCACCCCATTTGACACTATCACGTTGCTCGTCTTGTGCTGTCATGAAATTTCCTTGACTAATATTTACTCGTTATGTGCTAGATATGTACTAGGTATATACCCGTTACCAATCAAAGTGCTGAATTTCAGTGGGAATTAAAACCACTTTAGGCTAGGTAAATAATTTAAGCATAGTCATTCTATGGTTTGATTATTTAACGCCGAATAAAGTGATTTTAAACCCATCAAAGAAGTACTTGAGCAATACCACTTCATCGTTGCTGTGAATTATAATGGAACAACCATTATTTCATCACAGCGCCTTGAATTGAAATTGCTCAAGCACTCTGAAAACTGCATCTTGAATGATAACGGGTAAATTCAGTATGCTCTCATAAATAAGGCATTTATTGATCACTGTCAATTGGACGTTTGTTATATAGATATTTGTCGATATTTATGCTGTCAATTATCTATTTTTAATACAAACTGACGTTCGTATTTCTTAAGGTACGTTCTAAAGGCACTTAATTGAACCAACTTTGCACATCAAAATTCAACAGCGCCAAACAAATAAGTTATAATCGCATGTTTTTAACGTGATTTCAGAGTGTTTTACTGCAATCAACTTTTACTTTTAAAGGGTTTAGCTTAAGTGTCGACAGAGAAAATTTTTATTATTGGTTTACCGAGAACGGCAACCACCAGCGTGTGTTTAGCAATGTTAGAGCAAGGTTATAAAACGGCTCATAATGCGTATACACAGGATTCATTTTCTCAAGCACAAGTGTTAGCTGATACGCCAATATTTTGTGACTATCAAACACTTGATAAAGACTTCCCTAATAGTCGGTTCATTCACTTAACGCGTGCTCCAGAGCTTTGGCTTCCTTCAATTAAGCAACTTTTACAACGCATGTTAGTTAACTTACAACGTACTGATGGAGGGTTTAATCCCCATATAAAGCGTTGTTACAGTGAAACCTTCTCTCCATTAACCGAAGAGAATATTAACAGTGATGAGTTCTTGCTAGATTGTTACACCCGTCATCAGCAAGGGATTACTGAACACTTTCAAGACAGACCTCAAGATCTGCTTACCATAGATGTAGGTGACGAAGGGAGTTACTTAGCCATGTTGTCTTTCCTTAATATTGAAAAAGAAAAAGCAAGAGAGGGCGGTTTTAAACAAATAAATATTGGCGGTAAAGTGAGAGCCTGGCAGCACCTTAATAATCCGCTAAAAGTAGAGTCGACTAATAAGGGCCGCATTGATAAGGTGCTTTATTAGCTGCGATAAAAGTAATTATTAAACCCCTCAGTGGTTAGCTATTGTAGAGTGAAAAGTTCACAGGTAAAATCATGCCAATTTCGTCAATTAAATTTCATTAAATAAATATATACCCGTTCCACTTGAAGATGCATGATTCAGCTGGAATTAGAAACGCCTTTAGGCATGGCATTGATTGAAGAGAATAGTTATTCTATTGTCGAAATCAATAACGTAGCGTAAAGCGTTTCTAAACCAGCCCCTTGGGGGAAGGCTGAGCAAATCATACTCAGCGTTACATTTATTTTTAAGGGAATGACCCTTAATAAAAAAATGCGCCTTGATTATGAATCGCTCAGACTTCCTGAAACGAGCATCTTCAAGTGGAACGGGTATAGTCTTAGAGAGTAGTAACTATGTTTGAATTAAAACACCACACTGGTCAAGATTGGGTTGATGCTGTAATGGCTGATTTTAACCGTTTTTTACAAGACCATGCGGCAGCGGAAAAGAAAGCCTCAGGTATGGCAATGGCAATGTTATCTCATTATCCAGACAAAGCTAAACTTGTCCGTGCTATGACTGATTTAGCTATTGAAGAGCTTATTCATTTCAAACAAGTACTAAAGTTACTTGTGGCTCGCGATGTTACCTTAGGTCAAGATAAAAAAGACCCATACATTACTCAAATTCGTGCCTTATTTCGTAACGGTACTAGCTTCTTTTTAATGGATAGATTGCTTGTTGCAGCAGTTATTGAAGCCCGTGGTTATGAGAAGTTCTGGTTGGTTTCACAAGCACTGCCTGAAGGTAAAGACAAAGACCTTTATGAAGCGATTGCTAAATCAGAAGAGAAGCATAAAAACTTATTTGTTGAGCTTGCATACGAGTATTGCGATAAAGCAGAAGTTGATCAGCGTTTAGAAGAAATATTAATCGCTGAAGCAGAAATATGTGCAGGTCTCCCTATCCGCGCAGTACTTCACTAGTAGTTATTCATCATAGTAGTGTATTGCATCATTAATACGTCTAAAGTGCTCATTGACTAACATCGAATGTTTGAACAATGAGTGCTTTCATTTTATATTTTCGCAGCACATCTTTAAACTGAAAACCTCTCTTTCTTTCTGAATTACTTATTAAACATCTCAAATATTACTCTACCGTATTCCCCTTATTTTGGTCAAAATCACCATATAATTGTATATGTATCACTCGAATATTTCTTTGTGTTCATAACTTTTTGTATTTAAAGATAAATATTTTTGGCATTGTCGTTGCTTCTTTATTTGTTAGAGTGTTACTCATTTGTAAATAAGTAATCACGAAACTTAAAAAAACAAGGAAAGTAAAATGACCGTTACCCTAAAAGATAGACCTATTGAAACAGTACGTAGTGAAGTGATTGACCAATTGATCATGAATTATAGTCATGCTGAATTATCTTATGAGGCTTTTGAACGTCGTTTAGACCAAGCTATGGAATTGGCTAACCATCAAGACTTAGTTGATCTAACCAGCGACTTACCCTTAGCTGTTGACAAAGCTTTTGTCGAAAGTAAAAAACAAGATTTAGCCCCTAATTATGTAGGAGGTGAAACAGAAGAACTGGACTACATGGTAAATATTTTTAGCGGCAGCACACGTGGAGGTGTATGGCGAGTAGCAAAAGAAACTCGCTATCTAAGCATATTTAGTGGTACGGATATTGATTTTACTGATGCTCAATTTAGCCAAGAAGTTGTGCGTATTAAAATGTTTAGCTTATTTAGCGGCGATACAATTTATGTCCCAGAGAATGTCAATGTAATATCAAAAGCATTTTGTATCTTTGGTGGCATTGATAATATAGCGCCAAGCCAATCAAGGTCTTCAGGCGCTAATCAGAGTAGTTTGAATAAACCGACTATTATAATTGAAGGACTCTCTATTTTCAGCGGTGTTAGTATTAAAGTAAGACGAAGTATGAAAGAGCGCTTTGTTGAGCTGGCAGATAGTTTGAAAAATATATTTTCGTAATAAGAGTTCAGTTTATCTCACATCAAACGTAAGACTTCTATATAGTTAAAAGGTGCTACTTTTAGTAGGGCCTTTTACATTTTTTTTAACATAGCACTGACTTTATTGGTGGTATTTAAATTGCGACCTGAAGCTGGCTGGCCTAGACAAGCTTCTATATTAGTGACTAGTTTAGAGCGGCCGATACCATGTGGGGCATGTAAATAAAATACCTTGTCTTTTACAAGGTAGACTTCTGATTCAGCGAGGTATTTAGTCATTTTTTCTTGGTTTAACTCGATGGCATTATGGCAAAAATAAAAGTGCACGAACTTACCTTCGAATGTTTGATAGGGGTTATTTGTCATAGCGCTACTAAATTCTGCTTCATTCAAAATGAAGAGTTCAGGAGAAAAGCCAAAATTGTCCATTACAAGTTTATGAATGACATCGGCTGGATTAGTTGAGCTTTTTAAAACCACATTACCACTTTGAATATAAGAAGATATCTCTTCAAATTCAGCTTCTTCTAACAGAGGAACAAGCGCTTTCATAGGTAATAAATTTTTACCCCCAACATTAATTCCTCTAAAAAGTATTACATATTTTTCCATGTCAGTACCTTAAGTGTTTATGAATGCTCATAGGTATGAGCATTCATATGTATGAAATCTACAGTATTATTATCTCTTAACATATCTTAAAGTATTTAATTTTCAAATCGTACTTATAGTTAGCATAATTTGTCGTTGGATCTATTCAGCAAGCTTTGAGTCATTAAGGTTATTGAGCCGGCGATTAATCCCCATAATACAGAGCTAATATCCCATAGTGACAAGTTAGACGCTGTCACGAGAAAGGTAATGATTGCCGCTTCAGACATTTTATCGTCAGAGAGCGCTTGCTGAATACTACTATTGATAGTGGTAAATAAAGCCATACCCGCTAATGAATAAATTAGTGCATTAGGTAATGATGCGAAAGCTTGCATCAGGTATCCAGCAGAAATGGCCATTAATATATAAAAGCCACCACCAGAGATTCCAGCCCAATAACGCTTTTTAGGATCTTTATCCACGTCTTTAGTCATACATATCGCTGCTGTTATTGCCGCTAGGTTTATGGCATAACCACCAAAGGGAGCGGCAAGCATATTCACAAAGCCGGTAACACTTAATATCGACGATACCGGGGCTTTATAATTATGAGCTTTTAATACCGCAATGCCTGGCAGATTTTGTGCTGCCATCGTGACAAGAAATAAGGGAATGCCAATACCAAGTACCGCGGACATATTAAATTCAGGTGAAATATAGGTAAATTCACTTAGCTGCCAAGAAAATGCAGTAAACGTCATTAACTTAAGTTGCCACGCAAGCACTACACTAATGATCAACACGAATAACATGGTGAATTTTGGCATCAATTGTCTACAAACTAAATAGGTAAAAAACATGACGATCACCAGCAGTGGCGCCTTATTCATTTGATTAAAAACATCAATGCCAAAATTAACCAAAATTCCACCCAGCATTGCAGAAGCAAGTTGAAAGGGCAGTTTGTTTATTAATTTTTCAAACCAACCGGTAATACCGCACAAGAAAATTAGCAATGCTGAGAACATGAAGCCAGCTATCGCTTCGTTGAGGTTAAAATTTTGAGTATTTGCAATAAGTAATGCTGCGCCTGGTGTTGACCAAGCAATCAGTATTGGAACACGGTAATAAAATGAGAGGGCAATCGACGTTATGCCCATTGATAATCCTAACGTTAATATCCAACTTGATGCGAGACTTGCATCACCGCCTAAGTTAATAACTGTTTGATAGATCAAAGCTACGGAGCTGGCAAAACCAATAACAACGGCAACCAATCCAGCAACAGTCGCGCTTATTATGCGATTGACTAACATACCTATTTCCCTCACAATGATTTTAATGTGCGTTATAGCGCACAATGTACCACTATGCGTTATAACGCACAAGGGAAGTAATGAGTATAAATTTCAACAATGCCATAGGTAGTCAACTAAAATTGGCGAGAACCAATAAAGGTTGGAGTCTTGATATTGCAAGTAAGAACACTAACGTTTCAAAGGCAATGTTAGGGCAAATTGAGCGAGGCGAATCAAGCCCAACTGTTGCGCGTTTGTGGGATATAGCCACTGGTTTTCATTTACCGTTAAGCTATTTTTTTCTAGCGATAGAGGACGATGACGTATCTAAAAATATGTTAAATAGTGAGGCAGGTATATCTATCTCTACTTTATTTCCCTTCGATGTTGAAACAAAGAGTGAGGTTTTTTCCCTAACCTTAGCGTCGTTACACCAGCAAATTTCTGCTCCCCATAATGATGGAGTGATAGAGCATATTTTGGTGATAGAAGGAGATATGGAATATCTTCTCAATGGGCAGTGGCACCATTTAAGCAAAGGTGACGTGGTAAAGTTCAATGCCAATCAAAAGCACGGTTATCGCAATGTGTCAGAACATCAGGCTGTATTTCATAATATTATTTGTTATACAAACGAAGATAAAACCACAAGATAAGTGAAAGTCCCCATTAATATGCGTTTCTTTTAGTGTCAATTGGATAATCATTTATCTCTTACTGCTTTTGGCACAAAGTGGCTGAAAAATCTCCCTAATTTACCATTGAATTTGGCAGAAGAGGTGATTAAACCTATACCCTTATAAGTCGGAGTATTAGCGCTAAAAATTAAGTACCGTAATAACTGATCAAACTCAATGCAATACCGTGTTCCCTTCTAAAATTTCTAATTTGGTTAAACTCAATAAAAGGTTCAACTTCAAAATATAGCCATGATTTATAGAACAAGTTTCTATATCGTAATGATAAATAATAGGTTTCATTTGATATATCTTCTTTGTTATTACTTTTATTATATTGAATACCACTTACTAGTAATTGATTTTTTTCTAACTTAAAAACATGAAATAACCCTACCTTTCTTCTAGATCTAGCCTCATGTTCGAGCTTTTGCCAACTTGCTGAAAAAGAGACAGTACTACCTTCGAGGTAATAGGCAATCGCTCCTTTTAAACCTGGACCCCAACCATCTTTATAAAAATAGTCAACTCGTGGGAGTAGCTCAAACTTAAACGTTTCACTTTCCCAATTTAAGCTCGCTTCGGTTCTTACATATAATTGCTTACGACTAACGCCGACTCTGGTTTTTATATTGTTATTTTTGTTAAATTCTTTTGCATACTGAACTGCTAAGTTCACACTTTCTTGGCTGTCTTGAAAAGGGTCTGACTCATAATCAAGTAAAAGCTCATCTTCATTGTCGTTATCAATAATTAAGGCAAGTCTTTCATCCAAGTTAGGTAAATTAAAGGCAACTTTAAATTTGGCATCAAACTCATCTAAATCTGCTGTACGTGGTAACCAACCTAACTGTAAATACCCTTTTGCAGACGCGCCGCCCTCAGTAGAGCCATCAATATCATCTAACCAAGAAGCGGTATCTTGCATCATATTATTAAGTTTACTTTGAAAGAGGTCGGCTCTAGGTCGTACTTTATCCTCAAGATCTTTTGCACAGCAAAAAGTACAAAATACAAATAAAATTAAGCCTACCGTAGTTTTTAACAGCATTGATTTATTCCAATTTAATCGAAATTATACTCACAATTAATTGTTCTTTTTTTTGAGTAAATAAAAAAATACAAGGAGGTGGATATCTCGAAAATGTCATTATTTAGCAAATATAACGTTAGTTGGAATCTAACACATTTCGGTCTACTCGTTAGTTTTGCCATCCAATAATTCGCTCCCATGTAATTAGGCGTATTCAGTTGCTTGTTTTTCGACTTCTAAGTTAACTCAATATAGAGAAAAGGTTGTTGGAGTTTTATAAGCTAGAAATAGTGTGTTTTGGTAGGTTATAGATTCAGCGGTGGCTATGAACCATCCGCTGAAACTATTTATTAACTACCAGTAATGGGCAGTACTCACACTAGAAATGTACGATGAAAAGCTATTTAGCACTAGGCAAGGTGCCAGGTATCAATTCAAAATCTATACTGAAAGTAGTCAACATGTTTTTCAGTTCGTCATAAGGCTTTTTATTGCCTTTTAACTTTGCTTTACCTGCCTTAATTTTATCATCAAGGGTTGCCATGCCCATCATCACATCATTAAGTTCAGTGCGATTCATGGTTATGGTTAGGTCAGCTTTTGGCGACTGAATACCTTCAATATTGGTTAGAGCAGAATTGCTGAGTTCAACCAAGTATTTCTCATCATTATCTGGAGTAACAAAGTTAATGGTGAAATGCTTACCTTCCGTTTTACTAACGTCTAAACGTACGGCTAAAAAGTCCAACCATAACGCGGTAGACATACCACGAATTACATCAGGTCCAGCCGCTGAGGGGGATGCACCGCTTGGCATACCATGGCGTAATTCGTAAGCTGCAGCTAGGAAGCTGTTGCGAACGCTCGGGCTCTCTTTTTGATAACCTATTTGTTCATATACGTCGGCCAGTAAATCTTTTGCAGGCTGGTTGTTAGGTTCGGCATAAACTAACTTATTTAGAATTTCGATGGCGTGAAAATATTTCCCCTGATCATGCAGCTCTTTACCTTTCTTCATTATTTTCTTAGCACCACCCATCATTTCAACATACAAGGGAGATGAGTCTTCAGGAGACAAAGGCATCAATGTCGCAGGATTAGCATCCCAATAGCCTAAGTAACGGTTAATAACCGCACGGCTATTATGTTCTTCAGAGCCATGGTAGCTATGTGCTGACCATTGGTTACGTAAGCTATCAGGCAATTTATAAACATTGTGAACTTGGTTAACCGTTACACCTTCGTTAGCCAAATGCAAAACTTGGTTATTTAGGTGGGCATAAGTATCACGTTGGGTACGCATAACTTCCTGAATACGCTCATTTCCCCAGCGTGGCCAACTGTGTGATGCAAACATAACATCAGCATCTTGGCCAAACTTGTATAGTGCTACATTGATTTGTTTTGACCATTCCAGTGCATCACGCACTAATGCCCCACGTAGAGTATAAATATTATGAATGGTGCCTGTGATGTTTTCGGCTGCCCAGAACGCTTTCATCTCTGGGAACCAGGTATTCATTTCGGCTGGTGCTTCGGTGCCAGGGGTATTTTGGAAGACCATTTTGATACCATCAACGGTCATGGTCTCAAAGTCTTTTTCAATAATGACATTCGGCGCAAGCAAGCCAGCATTGCCGCTTGCAATGTTTTTACCAATGGATTGATCAACATGACCAAATGGACTGCGGGGCAGAAGAGCACCATATTGAAAGAATAATCGTCGAGTCATGGCATTACCGGCCATTA
The DNA window shown above is from Colwellia psychrerythraea 34H and carries:
- a CDS encoding tRNA-(ms[2]io[6]A)-hydroxylase, which encodes MFELKHHTGQDWVDAVMADFNRFLQDHAAAEKKASGMAMAMLSHYPDKAKLVRAMTDLAIEELIHFKQVLKLLVARDVTLGQDKKDPYITQIRALFRNGTSFFLMDRLLVAAVIEARGYEKFWLVSQALPEGKDKDLYEAIAKSEEKHKNLFVELAYEYCDKAEVDQRLEEILIAEAEICAGLPIRAVLH
- a CDS encoding histone deacetylase family protein, giving the protein MPVGIIGHYRCGEHNMGEHHPENGKRLTAISDQLIRSGLDYVVRQFDSKPIDKSLLALAHTQEHIDFVFDNAPNEGEENFTVGEDSVMNEKTLTSIMYSAGAAVDAVDLVMEGTLGAAFCATRPPGHHAEHDKGMGFCFFNNVAVAAAYAKQKYGLKRVAIVDFDVHHGNGTEDIITNHFNATPEDDKGYLFCSSYQYPLYPFEIQESDTPPIINTPLAATTKGEQFREKLTAHWLPALHKFKPELILISAGFDAHIEDEMSHVSLTEADYRWITDELKIIAEEYGKGRIVSVLEGGYAPSALGRSVVAHVNGLIGN
- a CDS encoding GNAT family N-acetyltransferase, whose product is MTAQDEQRDSVKWGDYLKSGNRIFIGSNAAVPNALIDDLIANSKGLHDIETVHILTLSENVWAKSEHKDLFKVNSLFIGGKNIREAIAEGRGDYTPCFISDVPRLFNENSLPLDAALIMVSPPDEYGYCSLGVSVDIVSAAVKAAKYVIAQINPKMPRTNGHSFVHVNQIHSWINAEQDLPQIFAPEMDRRTEQIGQYVSMLIDNGATLQIGIGKIPEAVLTYLGNHKDLGIHSEMISDGVIDLMLKGVINNRRKTYHKGKAVVTFCIGSQKLYDFVDGNPHIEFYPSEHVNSPVKIAKNDNMVSINSAIEVDLTGQVVSDSIGYQFYSGIGGQVDFVRGASLSKGGKAIIALPSTTKDGTTSRIVAHITEGGGVVTSRGHVAFVVTEFGIASLQGKSIRERALELIRIAHPKFRDKLLNDVRKHYWVPEYQESSPSSVPELGTIEMKRFNFADINYTLRALAPADERKLQEFFYSHNKETLIMRYNHHITQMTREKSCNLVSVNQHTDLALCFTKKNSLGESIQAVARYYYIESMNSGEVAFVIKESLRGRGMASTLLGEMIAIAKIRKLDSLVACVRRDNGSMLKVFERAGFVRQPSEDFDEVSLELTLTTPETGDTEKH
- a CDS encoding alkyl/aryl-sulfatase, which gives rise to MIRKLVCITMTSVFISGTFSTAFAASSSGEIKTSDPSKHFDVKGKMPSKFTIELQEGQRKSLPFEDKRDFEEAKRGFIAAPKYKQIMAEAGHVAWDMGSYEFLLKEGQNFDSMHPSLQRQATLNMAYGLYEVLPGKIYQVRGYDLANISFIKGDTGWIIFDPLTTKETASAALKFINEQLGERPVVAVVYSHSHGDHFGGARGVVDEADVKSGKVKVIASTGFMHHAVSENVMAGNAMTRRLFFQYGALLPRSPFGHVDQSIGKNIASGNAGLLAPNVIIEKDFETMTVDGIKMVFQNTPGTEAPAEMNTWFPEMKAFWAAENITGTIHNIYTLRGALVRDALEWSKQINVALYKFGQDADVMFASHSWPRWGNERIQEVMRTQRDTYAHLNNQVLHLANEGVTVNQVHNVYKLPDSLRNQWSAHSYHGSEEHNSRAVINRYLGYWDANPATLMPLSPEDSSPLYVEMMGGAKKIMKKGKELHDQGKYFHAIEILNKLVYAEPNNQPAKDLLADVYEQIGYQKESPSVRNSFLAAAYELRHGMPSGASPSAAGPDVIRGMSTALWLDFLAVRLDVSKTEGKHFTINFVTPDNDEKYLVELSNSALTNIEGIQSPKADLTITMNRTELNDVMMGMATLDDKIKAGKAKLKGNKKPYDELKNMLTTFSIDFELIPGTLPSAK
- a CDS encoding helix-turn-helix domain-containing protein, producing MSINFNNAIGSQLKLARTNKGWSLDIASKNTNVSKAMLGQIERGESSPTVARLWDIATGFHLPLSYFFLAIEDDDVSKNMLNSEAGISISTLFPFDVETKSEVFSLTLASLHQQISAPHNDGVIEHILVIEGDMEYLLNGQWHHLSKGDVVKFNANQKHGYRNVSEHQAVFHNIICYTNEDKTTR
- a CDS encoding DUF1697 domain-containing protein, yielding MEKYVILFRGINVGGKNLLPMKALVPLLEEAEFEEISSYIQSGNVVLKSSTNPADVIHKLVMDNFGFSPELFILNEAEFSSAMTNNPYQTFEGKFVHFYFCHNAIELNQEKMTKYLAESEVYLVKDKVFYLHAPHGIGRSKLVTNIEACLGQPASGRNLNTTNKVSAMLKKM
- a CDS encoding LiaF domain-containing protein codes for the protein MTVTLKDRPIETVRSEVIDQLIMNYSHAELSYEAFERRLDQAMELANHQDLVDLTSDLPLAVDKAFVESKKQDLAPNYVGGETEELDYMVNIFSGSTRGGVWRVAKETRYLSIFSGTDIDFTDAQFSQEVVRIKMFSLFSGDTIYVPENVNVISKAFCIFGGIDNIAPSQSRSSGANQSSLNKPTIIIEGLSIFSGVSIKVRRSMKERFVELADSLKNIFS
- a CDS encoding sulfotransferase, whose product is MSTEKIFIIGLPRTATTSVCLAMLEQGYKTAHNAYTQDSFSQAQVLADTPIFCDYQTLDKDFPNSRFIHLTRAPELWLPSIKQLLQRMLVNLQRTDGGFNPHIKRCYSETFSPLTEENINSDEFLLDCYTRHQQGITEHFQDRPQDLLTIDVGDEGSYLAMLSFLNIEKEKAREGGFKQINIGGKVRAWQHLNNPLKVESTNKGRIDKVLY
- a CDS encoding benzoate/H(+) symporter BenE family transporter, whose protein sequence is MIVREIGMLVNRIISATVAGLVAVVIGFASSVALIYQTVINLGGDASLASSWILTLGLSMGITSIALSFYYRVPILIAWSTPGAALLIANTQNFNLNEAIAGFMFSALLIFLCGITGWFEKLINKLPFQLASAMLGGILVNFGIDVFNQMNKAPLLVIVMFFTYLVCRQLMPKFTMLFVLIISVVLAWQLKLMTFTAFSWQLSEFTYISPEFNMSAVLGIGIPLFLVTMAAQNLPGIAVLKAHNYKAPVSSILSVTGFVNMLAAPFGGYAINLAAITAAICMTKDVDKDPKKRYWAGISGGGFYILMAISAGYLMQAFASLPNALIYSLAGMALFTTINSSIQQALSDDKMSEAAIITFLVTASNLSLWDISSVLWGLIAGSITLMTQSLLNRSNDKLC